Proteins encoded in a region of the Desulfocurvus vexinensis DSM 17965 genome:
- a CDS encoding MBOAT family O-acyltransferase, whose protein sequence is MLFNSYSFLLFLLLAFIGYFWCNKHHLAKLSRLWLVLCSLFFYGWWDASYLPLILLSIVVNFSLGTAIGIATQHKTKLFAAGVCFNLALLCYYKYTGFLVANVNDLLGADIQIAPIVLPLAISFFTFQQIAYLVDSARGETREYDFLNYTLFVTFFPQLIAGPIVHHAEMMPQFRKLRNLVIDHGNILKGLGFFTLGLAKKVLLADTFAIWANAGFAAPQGIGFAQAWTASLSYTLQLYFDFSGYMDMATGAALLFNIHLPRNFDSPYKSISLQDFWRRWHITLGRFLRSYVYIPLGGSRKGTPGLLGNLFITFLLGGIWHGAGWTFVLWGALHGLGLIVHRLWTMTGRRLPALAAGALTFLFVHCAWVVFRAQSAQDALHILAGMFLETPSLQGLTLLPLAAIVSGLAIVWGLPNSREAMASARSASLPATVALAGLACASLIALEIRNATEFLYFQF, encoded by the coding sequence ATGCTCTTCAACTCATACAGTTTCCTCCTGTTCCTCCTGCTTGCGTTCATCGGGTATTTCTGGTGCAACAAGCATCACCTGGCCAAGCTTTCCCGGCTGTGGCTCGTCTTGTGTTCACTCTTCTTCTACGGCTGGTGGGACGCAAGCTACCTGCCGCTGATCCTGCTCTCCATCGTCGTCAACTTCTCCCTGGGCACGGCCATCGGCATCGCCACGCAACACAAGACGAAGCTCTTCGCCGCCGGGGTCTGCTTCAACCTCGCCCTGCTCTGCTACTACAAATACACAGGGTTCCTCGTCGCCAACGTCAACGACCTGCTGGGCGCGGACATCCAGATAGCGCCCATCGTGCTGCCCCTGGCCATCAGCTTCTTCACCTTCCAGCAGATCGCCTATCTCGTGGACAGCGCCCGGGGCGAAACCCGGGAATACGATTTCCTCAACTACACCCTGTTCGTGACCTTCTTCCCCCAGCTCATCGCCGGGCCCATCGTGCACCACGCCGAGATGATGCCCCAGTTCCGCAAGCTGCGGAACCTGGTCATCGACCACGGCAACATCCTCAAGGGACTGGGCTTTTTCACCCTGGGGCTGGCCAAGAAGGTGCTTTTGGCCGACACCTTCGCCATCTGGGCCAACGCGGGCTTCGCCGCCCCGCAGGGCATCGGCTTCGCCCAGGCCTGGACCGCGAGCCTGAGCTACACGCTCCAGCTCTATTTCGATTTCAGCGGCTACATGGACATGGCCACCGGGGCGGCCCTGCTGTTCAACATCCACCTGCCCCGGAACTTCGACTCGCCGTACAAAAGCATTTCGCTCCAGGACTTCTGGCGCCGCTGGCACATCACCCTGGGCCGGTTCCTGCGCAGCTACGTCTACATCCCCCTGGGCGGCAGCCGCAAGGGCACCCCGGGGCTGCTCGGGAACCTCTTCATCACCTTCCTGCTGGGCGGCATCTGGCACGGCGCGGGCTGGACCTTCGTGCTCTGGGGCGCGCTGCACGGCCTGGGGCTCATCGTCCACCGGCTGTGGACCATGACCGGGCGGCGCCTGCCGGCCCTGGCGGCGGGGGCGCTGACGTTCCTGTTCGTCCATTGCGCCTGGGTCGTTTTCCGCGCCCAGAGCGCCCAGGACGCGCTGCACATCCTGGCGGGGATGTTCCTCGAAACCCCGAGCCTGCAGGGGCTGACCCTGCTGCCCCTGGCCGCCATCGTGTCCGGCCTGGCCATCGTCTGGGGGCTGCCGAATTCCCGGGAGGCCATGGCCAGCGCCAGAAGCGCCTCCCTGCCAGCCACCGTGGCCCTGGCGGGCCTGGCCTGCGCCAGCCTCATTGCCCTGGAGATTCGCAATGCGACGGAATTCCTCTACTTCCAGTTCTAG
- a CDS encoding LysE family translocator, translated as MPMHHHWTGLLAGAVLGATAGLSPGPLLTLVIRETLRSGVGAGARVAASPLLTDLPIIALCVAALGAAARVEPLLGAVALAGSAFLLFMARETWRSGPPALDAPHGPSRSLARGVLTNVLSPHPYLFWMAVGGPMLVQAWARDRAAPFIFLAGFYVALVGSKLGVAVLVGRSRAVLAGRGYRLVLRALAVALAAFAALLLRDGWRLLTQGGA; from the coding sequence ATGCCGATGCACCACCACTGGACGGGCCTGCTGGCCGGGGCCGTGCTGGGGGCCACGGCGGGGCTGTCGCCGGGGCCGCTGCTGACCCTGGTCATCCGCGAGACGCTGCGCAGCGGCGTGGGCGCGGGCGCACGGGTGGCGGCCTCGCCGCTGCTCACGGACCTGCCGATCATCGCCCTGTGCGTGGCGGCCCTGGGCGCCGCAGCGCGCGTGGAGCCGCTGCTCGGGGCCGTGGCCCTGGCCGGAAGCGCCTTCCTGCTTTTCATGGCCCGCGAAACCTGGCGCAGCGGCCCCCCGGCCCTGGACGCGCCCCACGGCCCCTCGCGCTCCCTGGCCCGGGGCGTGCTCACCAACGTGCTCAGCCCGCATCCGTACCTGTTCTGGATGGCCGTGGGCGGGCCCATGCTTGTGCAGGCCTGGGCCCGGGACCGCGCGGCGCCCTTCATATTCCTGGCCGGGTTCTATGTGGCCCTGGTGGGTTCCAAGCTCGGGGTGGCCGTGCTGGTGGGCCGCTCGCGCGCGGTGCTCGCGGGCCGAGGCTACCGGCTGGTGCTGCGCGCCCTGGCCGTGGCCCTGGCGGCGTTCGCCGCGCTGCTGCTGCGCGACGGATGGCGCCTGCTGACCCAGGGCGGCGCATGA
- a CDS encoding response regulator: MSKPSILIVDDSAVIRKALSKTLNSLGAQVTQAVDGADGLAKARAGRFDLVISDVDMPNMTGFELCEQLKQDQTTHSTPVLILSSRDKDEDIERGFRVGADGYLTKSGGQDEFLASVREFLDRQDIIRNRKVLVVDDSAYIRTTVGEALEKSGFHVAQAANGRQALDSLLAGEVPDLIASDLDMPVMDGIQLCKALRANDRFKNLPLLVMSSTDDRAVIRRMFQLGAAAFLIKPFNMEQLVHTAEKLLSDHFRNLLLEKERLRQEHTLMLGSITSLIQALEARDVYTRGHSEAVAEIAVGMGRVMGFEPDELEMLEIAARLHDLGKIGIPDAILLKPGKLTVKEYETIKAHPTIGAEILRPIPSMAPLIPAVLSHHERIDGTGYPHGLKGKDIPLWARIIAVGDIYHALTSNRPYRDPMPEERVLEIINDAKVGHLCPDCVAAFLKFLES, from the coding sequence ATGTCGAAACCGAGCATCCTCATCGTCGATGACAGCGCGGTGATCCGCAAGGCGCTGTCCAAGACCCTGAACTCCCTCGGGGCGCAGGTGACCCAGGCCGTGGACGGCGCCGATGGGCTGGCCAAGGCCCGCGCCGGGCGCTTCGACCTGGTCATCTCCGATGTGGACATGCCGAACATGACCGGCTTCGAACTGTGCGAACAGCTCAAGCAGGACCAGACCACCCACAGCACCCCGGTGCTCATCCTCAGCTCGCGCGACAAGGACGAGGACATCGAGCGCGGCTTCCGCGTGGGCGCCGACGGCTATCTGACCAAATCCGGCGGGCAGGACGAATTCCTGGCCAGCGTGCGCGAATTCCTGGACCGCCAGGACATCATCCGCAACCGCAAGGTGCTGGTGGTGGACGATTCGGCCTACATCCGCACCACGGTGGGCGAGGCGCTGGAGAAAAGCGGCTTCCACGTCGCCCAGGCCGCCAATGGCCGCCAGGCGCTGGACAGCCTCCTGGCCGGAGAGGTGCCCGACCTCATCGCCAGCGACCTGGACATGCCCGTGATGGACGGCATCCAGCTCTGCAAGGCCCTGCGCGCCAACGACCGCTTCAAGAACCTTCCGCTGCTGGTCATGAGCTCCACCGACGACCGCGCGGTGATCCGGCGCATGTTCCAGCTCGGCGCGGCGGCGTTCCTCATCAAACCGTTCAACATGGAACAGCTCGTCCACACGGCGGAAAAGCTGCTCTCGGACCATTTCCGCAACCTGCTGCTGGAAAAGGAGCGCCTGCGCCAGGAGCACACCCTGATGCTGGGCTCCATCACCAGCCTGATCCAGGCCCTGGAAGCGCGCGACGTGTACACGCGCGGCCACTCCGAGGCCGTGGCCGAGATCGCCGTGGGCATGGGCCGGGTCATGGGCTTCGAGCCCGACGAACTGGAAATGCTCGAAATCGCCGCCCGCCTGCACGACCTGGGCAAGATCGGCATCCCCGACGCCATCCTGCTCAAGCCCGGCAAGCTCACGGTGAAGGAATACGAGACCATCAAGGCCCACCCGACCATCGGCGCGGAAATCCTGCGGCCCATCCCCTCCATGGCCCCGCTCATCCCCGCCGTGCTCTCGCACCACGAGCGCATCGACGGCACGGGCTACCCCCACGGCCTCAAGGGCAAGGACATCCCGCTGTGGGCGCGCATCATCGCCGTGGGCGACATCTACCACGCCCTGACCTCCAACCGCCCCTACCGCGACCCCATGCCCGAAGAGCGCGTGCTGGAGATCATCAACGACGCCAAGGTCGGGCACCTCTGCCCCGACTGCGTGGCGGCGTTCCTCAAGTTCCTGGAAAGCTGA